In one Cryptococcus deuterogattii R265 chromosome 9, complete sequence genomic region, the following are encoded:
- a CDS encoding dihydrodipicolinate synthase — protein MIANGFSDNTSKFFNPRGRIGFDMSGITPAPVTPFNEDGSVDYEAIQRIGSWLVSVEGVKGLVVLGHAGEGTFLTSEEQVKVIKAFVKSVDNKIPIIAGITREGNYVAGLEAKRAKEAGAAAGLLYPSHGWLRFGYQTGAPQARYKEVYEASGLPLVLFQYPDNTKATYDLKTQLDILAQPGVFAMKNGVRNMRRWDREIPVIRKARPDTYILTCHDEYLLHTAFDVDGMLVGYGGIAPELLFELLNAGKAQDYQKARAVHDQLLPVTAAVYHRGSHMEGTVALKHALVARGILNHATIRGTLLPLPEGADKEIFDAISAAKIAKVQQ, from the exons ATGATCGCCAACGGTTTCTCCGACAACACCTCCAAGTTCTTCAACCCCCGAGGCCGAATCGGATTCGACATGAGTGGTATTACCCCCGCTCCT GTCACTCCTTTCAACGAAGACGGTTCAGTAGACTACGAGGCTATCCAGCGTATCGGATCTTGGCTTGTGTCCGTTGAGGGCGTGAAGGGTCTTGTCGTTCTCGGCCACGCCGGTGAGGGTACCTTCCTCACCTCGGAGGAGCAGGTCAAGGTCATCAAAGCCTTCGTCAAGTCGGTCGACAACAAGATCCCAATCATTGCCGGTATCACCCGAGAAGGCAACTACGTTGCTGGCCTTGAGGCGAAGCGCGCAAAGGAGGCCGGTGCCGCTGCTGGTCTGCTCTATCCTTCGCACGGATGGCTCCGATTCGGCTATCAGACCGGTGCTCCCCAGGCTCGCTACAAGGAGGTCTACGAGGCCTCCGGTCTCCCCCTCGTCCTTTTCCAGTACCCAGACAACACTAAGGCAACTTACGATCTGAAGACCCAGCTCGATATCCTTGCCCAACCCGGTGTCTTTGCTA TGAAGAACGGTGTCCGAAACATGCGACGATGGGACCGAGAGATTCCCGTAATCAGAAAAGCACGACCCGACACCTACATCCTCACTTGCCACGACGAGTACCTCCTCCACACCGCTTTCGACGTTGACGGCATGCTCGTCGGTTACGGGGGTATCGCTCCCGAATTGCTCTTTGAGCTCCTCAACGCCGGTAAGGCCCAGGACTACCAGAAGGCTCGGGCTGTCCACGaccagcttcttcccgtCACCGCCGCAGTCTACCACCGCGGCTCGCACATGGAGGGTACCGTTGCTCTCAAGCACGCCCTGGTCGCCCGCGGCATTCTCAACCACGCCACCATCCGAGGTACTCTGTTGCCGCTCCCAGAGGGTGCCGATAAAGAAATCTTTGACGCGATTTCTGCCGCAAAAATTGCCAAGGTCCAGCAATAG
- a CDS encoding RalA-binding protein 1, protein MSSSASSLPPHLNLPSAYPHNSPKSQSRASPTNSPQTGTSPRSSPRGSTGMLDFEGVIRLHGGDLKKALESVVSERNKLLAQNTQLWKLIEKQRSQCAQFASDNDRLRQDRERANSRLTAAGLEPVGPFRKLNSSSSATGLGIRADVPQIRRNHSDREDVPVIAEKEKGKGLASPTEVQPTGLLPSAILDRNLRKESQIGLPPDPSSFMPFADSPQSTSHSTHSTHSLPTPFHSAEPSPQLATSPRMAGREDGGVIPPPSSKALAASVAASSPLTQSLARPTVPQPTTGEHSLEYIERLPSPTPVSVSEPLQSLPQLVRSETMSRSFSVSEATLVSSSTLDKAPRPSIDSSVSIPPTHDTTPRQSIDQTPQPKRQQSYSTERPQLPTLSTRPLSPSLLPHARITIPSSTIFPNSSGREVLCFIVEITIRPPNAQPITWNVAKLFSAFIDLDANIKVTANKSRKEWKQIVAPLPESKSWKDFAPSKIDQRKTALEAYLQSLLVAPFSDKSDLCHFLSTNPVQAKRNDARKEGYLTKKGKNFGGWKTRYFVLDGPVMEYYESRGGNHLGSIVITNAQIGRQNRSVDASDERHLRHAFLIIEAGKKGTTHRHVLCAESDTERDRWVDILVKHVDPEAMPSPQPLPTAAVVPTPTALAAPIDPAPQSSAVPANITATNQNQVVPELRRKPSQLRKQSKDVVVTSSRPLSSIAKDSKFIGAPSPSIYNNMESHLPTQNQSPVAYSPTQSSTPQAVQSPTEEQVSSRQMPPRKAPGPVQSHRQPWGSDSCIVQGISPSSNVPLLTPALTPRANERQSVIPSRPSVSLSSHNFLNTPSTLSLGVTSPIVEKERDKKAKSRGFWGFGRSTDKVTKPVFGVSLTDSLAVATIGGLPAIVFRCIEYLEAKKAEDEEGIYRLSGSSAVIRGLKEKFDNQGDIKLLAADEHWDPHAIAGLLKTFLRDLPTSLLTRELHTQFLTVTDIVEPSERIAELARLVSELPRPNYALLRALVAHLILIVQNSARNKMTLRNIGIVFSPTLGIPAGIFSEMITNCGPIFDDEVETLDTRAEQDSGTRSAQFENADETVKRKRNSMLYQAGEADEMLGLSERHLNATNEDFQSVSSSDDNASEYHSSDINHFNTASVPVAGHQERAAIQKRG, encoded by the exons ATGTCGtcttctgcttcatctcttccacctcatctCAACCTTCCATCTGCCTACCCTCACAACTCACCTAAATCTCAGTCTCGGGCATCACCAACGAATTCTCCGCAAACAGGAACCAGTCCAAGATCAAGTCCTAGAGGATCCACGGGGATGTTGGATTTTGAAGGTGTAATACGATTACATGGTGGAGATTTGAAAAAGGCGCTGGAGAGTGTAGTGTCGGAAAGGAATAAACTT CTCGCTCAAAATACCCAACTCTGGAAGCTTATTGAGAAACAAAGATCACAATGTGCCCAATTCGCTTCTGATAACGACCGCCTTCGGCAGGATCGAGAACGTGCCAACTCTCGCTTAACAGCAGCTGGATTGGAGCCTGTGGGGCCTTTCAGAAAGCtcaattcttcttcgagtGCAACAGGGCTAGGCATCAGAGCTGATGTGCCTCAGATTAGGAGGAATCATTCTGATCGAGAAGATGTTCCTGTCAttgctgagaaggaaaaaggaaaaggattgGCGTCCCCCACAGAGGTACAGCCTACGGGACTGTTGCCCTCTGCCATATTGGATCGCAATCTAAGAAAAGAAAGCCAAATCGGCCTTCCCCCAGATCCTTCCTCGTTCATGCCCTTTGCCGACTCTCCTCAAAGCACATCTCATTCCACTCATTCTACTCATTCTTTACCAACTCCGTTCCATAGCGCGGAGCCCTCACCACAACTTGCGACCAGTCCAAGAATGGCAggcagagaagatggtggtgtCATACCTcccccatcctccaaagcTTTGGCTGCTTCCGTGGCtgcatcatctcctttgaCCCAGAGTTTAGCGCGGCCTACAGTCCCTCAACCGACCACAGGAGAACACTCGCTCGAGTACATAGAAAGACTCCCTAGTCCTACTCCTGTCTCCGTTTCTGAACCCCTCCAATCCCTTCCCCAATTAGTTCGGTCAGAAACGATGTCTCGTAGCTTTTCTGTGTCGGAAGCGACATTAGTCTCTAGCTCTACACTGGACAAAGCTCCGCGACCCTCTATAGACTCATCTGTATCTATTCCGCCCACTCATGACACTACCCCTCGACAATCCATTGATCAAACACCTCAGCCCAAACGTCAGCAATCTTACTCCACTGAACGGCCTCAACTACCAACATTATCCACCCGACCACTTTcaccctccctccttcctcatgCTCGCATTACCATCCCCAGCAGTACAATCTTCCCCAATTCCTCCGGCCGTGAAGTCCTTTGCTTCATCGTGGAAATAACTATACGCCCTCCCAATGCCCAGCCTATAACATGGAATGTGGCCAAATTGTTCTCAGCCTTTATTGACTTAGACGCGAACATCAAAGTCACGGCGAACAAGAGTCGAAAGGAATGGAAACAGATTGTAGCCCCCTTACCGGAAAGCAAGTCCTGGAAAGATTTCGCACCTAGCAAGATTGATCAGCGCAAGACGGCTTTGGAGGCATACTTGCAAAGTCTGTTGGTCGCACCTTTTAGTGATAAGTCGGACTTGTGTCATTTTTTGAGCACCAATCCTGTGCAGGCAAAGAGGAATGAtgcgaggaaagagggataTTTGAcgaaaaaagggaagaacTTTGGAGGCTGGAAGACGAGGTATTTCGTCTTGGATGGACCGGTTATGGAGTATTACGAATCG cgaggaggaaatCATCTAGGTTCCATTGTCATCACCAACGCCCAAATCGGTCGTCAAAACCGCTCTGTCGACGCATCAGATGAACGACATCTTCGCCAtgccttcctcatcattgAAGCGGGTAAAAAGGGAACCACGCACAGGCACGTCTTGTGCGCAGAGAGCGATACGGAAAGGGATCGATGGGTTGATATCTTGGTGAAGCATGTGGACCCCGAGGCCATGCCCTcccctcaacctcttcctaCAGCAGCGGTTGTGCCTACCCCCACCGCTTTGGCAGCCCCCATCGATCCTGCGCCACAATCCTCTGCTGTACCAGCTAACATCACTGCAACAAATCAGAATCAGGTCGTACCAGAGTTGAGGCGCAAACCCAGTCAGTTGCGAAAACAGAGCAAAGACGTAGTCGTAACTTCCTCCCGGCCACTTTCGAGTATAGCAAAGGATTCTAAATTTATCGGTGCGCCTTCGCCTAGTATATACAATAACATGGAAAGTCATCTACCCACGCAAAACCAATCACCTGTGGCATACTCTCCCACTCAGTCTTCCACTCCACAGGCTGTACAATCCCCAACTGAGGAACAAGTCTCCTCTCGGCAAATGCCGCCACGCAAAGCGCCCGGGCCCGTGCAGAGCCACAGACAACCATGGGGGAGTGATTCCTGCATCGTACAGGGcatttccccttcctccaacGTTCCGCTTCTAACTCCTGCACTTACACCTCGCGCTAACGAACGCCAAAGCGTCATACCCAGCCGACCATCCGTTTCCCTATCCTCTCACAACTTTTTGAATACCCCATCTACTCTGAGCCTTGGGGTCACAAGCCCAATagttgagaaggaaagggacaAGAAAGCCAAGAGCCGTGGGTTCTGGGGATTTGGCAGGTCAACAGATAAAGTTACAAAACCCGTCTTCGGCGTGTCCCTCACAGATTCACTCGCCGTGGCAACTATTGGTGGCCTACCCGCGATTGTATTTAGGTGTATTGAGTATCTtgaagcgaagaaggcggaggatgaggaaggtaTTTACCGTCTTAGCGGGAGCTCGGCGGTCATCAGGGGTTTGAAGGAAAAGTTTGACAATCAGGGCGATATCAAGCTTCTTGCAGCAGACGAACATTGGGATCCCCATGCAATTGCGGGGTTACTGAAGACGTTTTTAAGGGATCTGCCGACCAGTCTGTTAACGAGGGAGCTCCATACGCAATTCTTGACTGTAACAG ACATTGTTGAGCCCTCAGAACGTATCGCGGAGCTGGCTCGTCTGGTCTCCGAACTGCCACGTCCCAATTATGCCCTTCTTCGCGCACTTGTCGCgcacctcatcctcatcgttCAGAACTCTGCTCGTAACAAGATGACCCTACGCAACATCGGTATCGTTTTCTCGCCGACTCTCGGTATACCAGCCGGTATATTTTCAGAAATGATCACCAACTGTGGACCAatctttgatgatgaagttgaGACGCTCGACACTAGAGCAGAACAGGATTCCGGAACCAGATCGGCGCAGTTCGAAAATGCGGATGAGACAgtaaagaggaaaagaaacagCATGTTGTATCAGGCCGGAGAAGCGGATGAGATGCTCGGACTGAGTGAAAGGCACTTGAATGCTA CCAACGAAGATTTTCAATCTGTCTCGTCATCAGATGATAATGCCAGCGAATACCACTCTTCTGACATCAACCACTTTAATACTGCCTCTGTCCCTGTGGCGGGACACCAAGAGAGAGCGGCGATCCAGAAGCGAGGTTAG
- a CDS encoding MFS transporter, translated as MSHLNNHGIASAATNAINPPACGLELTQSRTNSINKVCVDHVEDVEKIPEDHDANIKADQFGTNTEYSKEERTLLRKLDWHIMPIVFCMYFMNKLDQNAIANARLNNFEKDLGLTGNQFNICVSVLYAGYTLIQIPSNMIMATKKIRPSIWMSCWMMAWAVVSACTAAVHNFSGAFAIRFLLGFAEAPFYPGAIYMLSLFYTRREIATRISILYSANIIATACAGLISAATFATLGGVHGLAGWRWLFIILGVVTFGISIIAIWLLPDHPRTTRWLSPEEQELAHFRMERDTVGLEESKSTLVGLKQAAADPKLWLLTLLQTLHLAACGFNSFFPTVVKTLGYSTTLTLVITCPPYLVAGIFSVALAWSSGRRNERSVHITIGMVVALVGFIMAAASLKTAVRFISLFLFATGAYSANSIIIGWVAATCGQTPEKKAGALSIMNCIGMASFIYTPYLYPASDGPRYLMAMSANAAFVMGVIICTWIMRFWLQQVNKRLRRGDATARLLYAY; from the exons ATGTCGCACCTCAACAATCACGGTATTGCTTCTGCGGCCACCAATGCCATCAACCCCCCTGCCTGTGGTCTCGAGTTGACTCAAAGCCGCACCAACTCCATCAACAAGGTCTGTGTCGACCATGTTGAGGACGTCGAGAAAATCCCAGAGGACCACGATGCCAATATCAAAGCCGACCAGTTCGGTACCAACACTGAGTACtcgaaagaagagaggacTTTGCTCCGCAAGCTTGATTGGCACATTATGCCAATCGTCTTCTGCATGTATTTCATGAACAAGCTTGATCAGAATGCCATTGCCAACGCTCGACTCAACAATTTCGAGAAGGACCTGGGCCTCACTGGCAATCAATTCAACATCTGTGTCTCCGTTCTCTACGCCGGGTACACCCTCATCCAG ATTCCCTCAAACATGATAATGGCGACCAAGAAAATTCGACCCTCCATATGGATGTCCTGCTGGATGAT GGCATGGGCCGTTGTCTCTGCTTGCACCGCCGCCGTTCACAATTTCTCGGGTGCTTTCGCGATTCGATTCCTGCTCGGTTTCGCCGAAGCTCCTTTCTACCCCGGTGCCATCTACATGCTTTCATTATTCTACACTCGTAGGGAGATTGCCACTCGTATTTCTATCCTTTACA GTGCCAACATTATCGCAACTGCTTGCGCCGGCTTGATCAGTGCTGCGACTTTCGCAACTCTCGGAGGTGTCCACGGATTGGCGGGCTGGAGATggctcttcatcatccttggTGTTGTCACATTCGGTATTTCCATCATTGCCATTTGGCTCCTTCCGGATCACCCGCGCACGACTCGCTGGCTCTCGCCCGAGGAGCAAGAGCTCGCTCACTTTCGAATGGAGCGAGATACCGTCGGCCTCGAGGAGAGCAAGAGCACACTTGTCGGACTCAAGCAGGCGGCCGCCGACCCCAAGCTCTGGCTCCTCACTCTGCTTCAGACCTTGCACCTTGCTGCTTGCGGTTTCAACTCGTTCTTTCCTACCGTCGTCAAGACCCTCGGCTATAGCACCACTCTTACCCTTGTCATCACCTGCCCCCCGTACCTTGTTGCCGGTATTTTCAGTGTCGCCCTCGCTTGGTCTTCCGGTCGACGAAACGAGAGGTCAGTGCACATCACTATTGGAATGGTTGTCGCCCTCGTTGGTTTCATCATGGCCGCTGCATCCCTCAAGACTGCTGTCCGattcatctctctcttcctttttgctACTGGGGCTTACTCGGCCAACTCGATCATCATTGGCTGGGTCGCTGCCACTTGCGGTCAGACTccagagaagaaagcgGGTGCTCTTTCGATCATGAACTGTATCGGAATGGCTTCTTTCATCTACACTCCGTACCTTTATCCTGCATCCGACGGCCCACGGTACCTCATGGCCATGTCTGCCAATGCTGCTTTCGTGATGGGTGTCATTATCTGCACTTGGATCATGCGATTCTGGCTCCAGCAGGTCAACAAGAGGCtcaggagaggagatgcgACCGCCCGTTTGTTGTACGCCTATTAA